From one Terriglobia bacterium genomic stretch:
- the hisS gene encoding histidine--tRNA ligase, translating to MIKAIRGTRDLLPPDTDLWNFVDARVRSVFQRYNFREIRTPVFEATELFARSVGEDTDIVSKEMFTWEDKARAQSEKSQSLTLRPENTAGVVRAYIEHDLGRSGQLQKLYYVGPQFRRERPQKGRYRQFFQIGAEVIGPPSAGSELPIRDAEVIEMLTALLDGVGLKGWTLHLNSVGCANDRAAYNKALREALAGVKDKMCIDCQRRAETNPLRVLDCKVPEDQPIIDALPKISQYLDEPCRQHFDEVKAILGTMGIPYQVNERMVRGLDYYTRTTFEFTHGDLGAQSAVLGGGRYDGLSESLGGPKAPGVGFAMGEDRLVLALQAQQAESAVPVNAYIAPLGAGMNRHALKLARELRDAGLVVDVGDESFRLKKGFDAAEKMAARYVVIVGENEVKADQFAVKDIRSGEQVTVPRAELVRKLSGT from the coding sequence ATGATCAAAGCTATCCGAGGAACGCGCGACTTACTTCCGCCCGACACCGATTTGTGGAACTTTGTGGACGCGCGTGTTCGCTCGGTTTTTCAGCGATACAACTTTCGCGAGATTCGCACTCCGGTATTTGAGGCGACGGAGTTGTTCGCGCGCAGCGTCGGCGAGGACACCGACATCGTTTCAAAGGAGATGTTTACCTGGGAGGACAAGGCACGCGCGCAGAGCGAGAAGTCGCAGTCGCTGACGCTTCGGCCGGAAAATACCGCAGGTGTGGTGCGCGCGTACATCGAGCACGATCTTGGCCGTTCGGGCCAGTTGCAGAAGCTTTATTACGTCGGCCCTCAGTTCCGCCGCGAGCGTCCGCAGAAGGGACGCTACCGCCAGTTCTTCCAGATCGGCGCCGAGGTGATTGGACCGCCCAGCGCGGGCAGCGAGTTGCCGATCCGCGACGCTGAAGTTATAGAGATGCTGACGGCCCTGCTCGACGGCGTGGGGCTGAAGGGCTGGACCCTGCACTTGAACTCTGTCGGCTGCGCGAACGACCGCGCCGCTTACAACAAGGCGCTGCGCGAGGCCCTCGCCGGCGTGAAGGACAAAATGTGCATTGACTGCCAGCGCCGTGCTGAGACCAATCCGTTGCGCGTGCTCGACTGCAAAGTGCCGGAAGACCAGCCGATCATCGACGCGCTGCCGAAGATCAGCCAGTATCTCGACGAGCCCTGCCGGCAGCACTTCGACGAAGTTAAAGCAATTCTCGGGACGATGGGCATTCCCTACCAGGTGAACGAACGCATGGTGCGCGGGCTCGACTACTACACTCGCACGACGTTCGAATTCACGCACGGCGATCTAGGCGCGCAGAGCGCGGTGCTCGGCGGCGGACGGTACGACGGGCTGAGCGAATCGCTCGGCGGGCCAAAAGCCCCCGGCGTCGGTTTCGCCATGGGAGAAGATCGCCTGGTGCTGGCACTACAGGCGCAGCAGGCAGAGTCCGCGGTTCCGGTGAATGCCTACATCGCTCCGCTGGGCGCCGGAATGAATCGTCACGCACTGAAACTGGCTCGCGAGTTGCGCGACGCGGGGCTGGTTGTCGATGTCGGCGATGAATCTTTCCGCCTGAAAAAGGGTTTTGACGCGGCCGAGAAAATGGCCGCGCGGTACGTCGTTATCGTCGGCGAAAATGAAGTGAAAGCGGATCAGTTTGCGGTGAAGGACATCCGTAGCGGCGAACAGGTTACGGTGCCGCGGGCAGAGTTGGTTCGGAAGCTCAGCGGCACTTGA
- the aspS gene encoding aspartate--tRNA ligase, translating to MPQLDFLGDLKRTHRNGELRASDAGKNVVLMGWVNRRRDLGNLIFIDLRDRTGITQIVIDPSNPAVHEKASDLRSEYVIAVTGKVELREKNNINKNIPTGEIEVVAEDLRLLNVSEVPPFLPGENVTASEELRLKYRYIDLRRNELQFNVALRHNVALAIRNHLSSKGFYEIETPFMTRSTPEGARDYLVPSRVNKGEFYALPQSPQIFKQILMISGFDRYFQIVRCFRDEDLRADRQPEFTQIDLEMTYPQQDAVFEVVEGFLRAAWEAAGFKFDAPFPHITYDQAIRLYGIDKPDLRLPAMTDVKDAFTAEQKQTLGLDTELPIMAIRTPRVGDLSRKEREDLRPLFGKAEGPKLIDDMKRLEKSFPEAVAKIRQMTGAEEGDLLVIVGGGALQDRAPMKFKRAETTVYTTAGQFRLALAQKFADRHGCFKPGVFKFLWVTDFPMFEWKHDEGYWDAAHHPFTSPHEEDMTKLAGSADSVRDPDSPLGEVRALAYDVVLNGTELGSGSIRIHRQDIQSKIFTALGMNEEEQKKRFGFFLEALRYGTPPHGGIALGLDRIVMILAGAASLREVIPFPKTAQAKDLMMDAPTPVSDAQLRDLSIEVKK from the coding sequence GTGCCTCAACTGGATTTTCTTGGTGATCTCAAACGTACGCATCGCAATGGCGAACTTCGTGCCTCCGACGCCGGCAAGAACGTTGTCCTCATGGGCTGGGTGAACCGGCGTCGCGACCTCGGCAATCTTATTTTTATCGATTTACGCGACCGAACCGGCATCACGCAAATCGTCATCGACCCATCGAACCCGGCTGTGCATGAAAAGGCAAGCGACCTGCGCAGCGAATACGTCATCGCCGTGACCGGCAAGGTCGAACTGCGCGAAAAGAACAACATCAACAAGAACATCCCGACGGGTGAGATCGAGGTCGTTGCAGAAGACCTCCGCCTGCTCAATGTTAGTGAGGTGCCGCCGTTTCTTCCCGGAGAGAATGTCACCGCGAGTGAGGAACTTCGACTGAAGTACCGTTACATTGATCTCCGACGCAATGAGTTGCAGTTCAATGTTGCATTGCGGCACAACGTGGCTCTGGCGATTCGGAATCATCTGTCGTCGAAGGGGTTTTACGAGATCGAGACGCCGTTCATGACTCGCTCGACGCCGGAAGGAGCGCGCGATTATCTCGTGCCCAGTCGTGTCAACAAGGGCGAATTTTATGCCCTACCGCAATCGCCGCAGATATTCAAGCAGATCCTGATGATCTCCGGGTTCGACCGTTATTTCCAGATTGTGCGGTGCTTCCGCGACGAGGATCTCCGCGCCGACCGCCAGCCCGAGTTCACGCAGATTGATCTCGAGATGACTTACCCGCAGCAGGACGCTGTGTTCGAGGTGGTTGAAGGCTTCCTCCGTGCGGCCTGGGAGGCGGCCGGATTCAAGTTCGATGCGCCATTCCCGCATATCACATATGACCAGGCGATTCGACTCTACGGCATCGATAAGCCGGACCTCCGGCTGCCTGCGATGACCGATGTGAAAGATGCCTTCACGGCAGAGCAGAAGCAAACTCTGGGACTAGATACGGAGTTGCCGATCATGGCAATCCGCACGCCGAGAGTGGGCGATCTGTCGCGCAAGGAGCGCGAAGACCTGCGCCCACTGTTCGGGAAGGCAGAGGGACCGAAGCTCATAGATGACATGAAGCGCCTCGAGAAGTCTTTCCCCGAGGCAGTCGCGAAAATTCGCCAGATGACTGGGGCGGAAGAGGGCGACCTGCTCGTGATCGTGGGCGGCGGCGCGTTGCAGGACCGCGCGCCGATGAAGTTCAAGCGCGCCGAAACCACGGTTTACACCACGGCGGGTCAGTTCCGGTTGGCGTTGGCGCAGAAATTTGCCGACCGGCATGGATGCTTCAAGCCGGGCGTCTTCAAGTTCCTCTGGGTCACGGATTTTCCGATGTTCGAGTGGAAGCACGATGAGGGCTACTGGGACGCCGCGCATCATCCGTTCACCTCGCCGCACGAGGAAGACATGACGAAGCTCGCCGGGAGCGCCGATTCGGTTCGCGACCCCGATTCGCCGCTGGGCGAAGTGCGAGCACTTGCGTATGACGTCGTTCTGAACGGTACCGAACTCGGTTCGGGCTCGATCCGTATCCATCGTCAAGATATCCAGTCCAAGATTTTTACTGCGCTCGGAATGAACGAAGAAGAGCAGAAAAAGCGGTTTGGCTTCTTCCTGGAGGCGCTTCGATACGGCACGCCGCCGCACGGTGGAATTGCACTCGGTCTCGATCGGATCGTGATGATCCTGGCCGGGGCGGCCAGCCTGCGCGAAGTCATCCCGTTCCCGAAAACCGCGCAAGCGAAAGACCTGATGATGGATGCGCCGACGCCGGTCAGCGACGCGCAGCTGCGGGATTTAAGTATCGAGGTAAAGAAATAA
- a CDS encoding nuclear transport factor 2 family protein — MRQRSEEIWTSSIRISRTISSKSLVTARFNHWPDIEAGFKDVVLKKYELTDCIFKLMTRDAAYLSCKMDLEATSKGQPFPARFRVTYVWTRQNKDWLLGSNRGQ; from the coding sequence ATGAGGCAGAGAAGCGAAGAGATCTGGACTTCATCCATTCGCATTTCGCGGACGATTTCGTCGAAGTCGCTGGTGACGGCAAGGTTTAACCACTGGCCGGATATTGAGGCGGGTTTCAAGGATGTAGTCTTGAAGAAGTACGAATTGACGGACTGCATCTTTAAACTAATGACTCGCGATGCGGCGTACCTGAGCTGCAAGATGGATCTGGAAGCCACTTCTAAAGGCCAGCCATTTCCAGCCCGCTTCCGTGTAACCTACGTCTGGACGCGGCAGAACAAAGATTGGCTACTCGGTTCGAACAGGGGACAGTGA
- a CDS encoding gamma carbonic anhydrase family protein: MIRPYKGVLPTIPASCYVDESAQVIGDVVLDENASIWMNAVVRGDVHKIRIGANTNIQDCSVLHGMLNKWPVILGDWVTVGHSVTLHGCVVGDRCLIGMGVVVLNGAKIGNDCIVAAGTLIPEGMEIEDGSLVMGVPGKVRRKLSEEEKASILTYGRNYLGYKEQYQKEIVPSGGRAVVPSKR; encoded by the coding sequence ATGATTCGACCCTATAAAGGTGTGTTGCCGACGATTCCCGCGTCCTGTTACGTGGATGAGTCGGCACAGGTGATCGGAGATGTCGTGCTCGACGAAAACGCCAGCATCTGGATGAACGCGGTCGTCCGCGGCGACGTACACAAGATCCGTATCGGCGCCAACACGAACATCCAGGATTGCTCGGTGCTGCACGGGATGCTGAACAAGTGGCCGGTAATTCTTGGCGATTGGGTGACGGTCGGACATTCGGTCACGCTGCACGGCTGCGTTGTCGGCGACCGCTGCCTCATCGGAATGGGAGTCGTGGTCCTGAACGGCGCGAAGATCGGCAACGACTGCATAGTCGCTGCCGGAACGCTGATCCCTGAAGGCATGGAGATCGAAGACGGTTCGCTGGTAATGGGTGTCCCCGGCAAGGTGAGGCGCAAGCTGAGCGAGGAAGAGAAAGCCTCGATCCTGACCTACGGGCGAAACTACCTGGGATATAAAGAGCAGTACCAGAAAGAAATTGTTCCGTCGGGCGGTCGGGCCGTCGTGCCATCGAAAAGATAA